A single window of Oenanthe melanoleuca isolate GR-GAL-2019-014 unplaced genomic scaffold, OMel1.0 S001, whole genome shotgun sequence DNA harbors:
- the LOC130266140 gene encoding olfactory receptor 14A16-like produces the protein MSNNSSFSHFLLQPLADTRQLQLLHFCLFLGISLAALLGNGLIISAVACGHHLHTPMFFFLLNLALTDLGCICTTVPKAMHNSLWDTRTISYSGCAAQLFFFLFFISAEFYLLTIMCYDRYVSICKPLHYGTLLGSRACAHMAAAAWASGFLTALLHTANTFSLPLCQGNALGQFFCEIPQILKLSCSQSYLREVWLIMISVCLSFGSFVFIVFSYVQIFRVVLRIPSEQGRHKAISTCLPHLAVVSLFISTEVFAHLKPPSISSPSLDLAVSVLYSVVPPVLNPLIYSLRNQELKAAVWTMMTGWFKKQ, from the coding sequence atgtccaacaacagctccttcagccacttcctcctgcagccattggcagacacacggcagctgcagctcctgcacttctgcctcttcctgggcatctccctggctgccctcctgggcaacggcctcatcatcagcgccgtagcctgcggccaccacctgcacacccccatgttcttcttcctgctcaacctggccctcactgacctgggctgcatctgcaccactgtccccaaagccatgcacaattccctctgggacaccaggaccatctcctactcaggatgtgctgctcagctgtttttctttctgttcttcatctCAGCAGAGTTTTAtctcctgaccatcatgtgttacgaccgctacgtgtccatctgcaaacccctgcactacgggaccctcctgggcagcagagcttgtgcccacatggcagcagctgcctgggccagtggctttctcactgctctgctgcatacggccaatacattttccctgcccctgtgtcagggcaatgccctgggccagttcttctgtgaaatcccacagatcctcaagctctcctgctcccagtctTACCTCAGGGAAGTTTGGCTTATCATGATTAGTGTCTGTTTATCATTTGGCtcttttgtgttcattgttttctcctatgtgcagatcttcagggttgtgctgaggatcccctctgagcagggacggcacaaagccatttccacctgcctccctcacctggctgtggtctctcTTTTCATCAGCACTGAAGTGTTTGCTCacctgaagcccccctccatctcctccccttccctggatCTGGCAGtttcagttctgtactcagtggtgcctccagtcctgaaccccctcatctacagcctgaggaaccaggagctcaaggctGCAGTGTGGACAATGATGACTGGATGGTTTAAGAAACAGTAA